Proteins encoded together in one Bactrocera neohumeralis isolate Rockhampton chromosome 4, APGP_CSIRO_Bneo_wtdbg2-racon-allhic-juicebox.fasta_v2, whole genome shotgun sequence window:
- the LOC126755285 gene encoding uncharacterized protein LOC126755285, translated as MACLFENRKFIENAVRHVQSTLNVSGPQGFASDDEVVVEDGFSNNSAENNTKIFISGSYIGIFKEDLITVTAIERITLTTVMSLLLIISVCGNICSLRANMRRQLRPFFRACLISLAISDLINTTFLTTAYLSQILQEYSQVWILGRGMCHVVPSITTAAILVSSITLVGIAMDRYFAVMRAVISFWNPGVIFCVLSMLALWAAAIGTSWPVFGVYELYPVHILTRQWIAIPNTNSSTIASAGSATVTTATTATESRTTMPTLYETSAETVTKSPWEQQTANNNQSYAMLMTSELVMMCISNQSSIAKYYFAIFGIIFVPTIIAFIWMNSVIAKQLWKSRRTAASVSKRQHKSWWRHLPYICSRKCKDDERNLKEYPVDSRGRPSNCLTISNGVGINTADNKIPLPIQPSVTSIIFPTNVSSAVAPKTSNSNNREARHLRMFTVIILLITAFLFLRSPTWILMLMRIGGVYTGRFPIILHYFFGILNLTNSMLNPFFYTFLTDVLKFAHFIKVTFCCGFCNFRLRHQSKQHVATYPTANSAGLGEDGSASLIASTSTCCGSFWINKTDALTRSLCCKPAARKSSGVTKLRIQPLDDKLKGDSESHGNERDEGVDCSDASCYSKDENETVNSAQ; from the exons ATGGCTTGCTTgtttgaaaatcgaaaattcaTTGAAAACGCCGTACGCCACGTCCAAAGTACGCTAAACGTAAGCGGACCGCAGGGATTTGCTAGTGATGACGAAGTGGTGGTGGAGGATGGCTTTAGCAACAACAGCGCAGAAAATAACactaaaatattcatctcggggTCATATATTGGCATATTCAAGGAGGATCTGATCACGGTGACCGCCATCGAACGTATTACGCTCACAACCGTTATGtcattattgctgattattTCGGTATGCGGCAACATCTGCTCGTTGCGTGCGAACATGCGACGACAACTCCGGCCGTTCTTTCGTGCTTGCCTCATATCGCTGGCGATTAGCGATTTGATTAACACCACCTTCCTCACAACGGCCTATTTGAGTCAAATATTACAGGAATATTCGCAGGTTTGG ATACTCGGACGCGGCATGTGCCACGTGGTGCCATCCATCACCACTGCCGCGATTTTGGTGAGCTCAATAACGCTTGTCGGCATAGCAATGGATCGTTATTTTGCCGTTATGCGTGCGGTAATTAGTTTTTGGAATCCGGGTGTCATTTTCTGTGTGCTCAGCATGCTCGCCTTATGGGCAGCGGCCATTGGCACATCGTGGCCGGTGTTTGGTGTCTATGAATTATACCCCGTTCACATACTAACGAGGCAATGGATTGCTATACCCAACACGAACAGCTCTACAATTGCCAGTGCCGGCTCGGCTActgtaacaacagcaacaactgcaaCGGAATCTCGCACAACTATGCCCACTTTATATGAAACCTCTGCCGAAACAGTAACAAAAAGCCCTTGGGAACAACAGACGGCCAACAACAATCAGTCTTACGCCATGCTGATGACGTCTGAGCTGGTGATGATGTGCATATCCAATCAG TCATCTATCGCCAAGTACTACTTTGCAATTTTCGGCATCATTTTCGTTCCCACAATAATTGCTTTTATATGGATGAACTCGGTGATTGCGAAGCAATTGTGGAAAAGTCGTCGCACCGCTGCTTCTGTCAGTAAGAGACAGCATAAAAGTTGGTGGAGACACCTCCCCTACATCTGTTCGAGAAAATGTAAAGACGACGAGCGGAACTTAAAGGAGTATCCAGTCGATTCGAGGGGACGACCAAGCAACTGCCTTACTATTTCAAATGGAGTCGGCATAAACACGGCCGACAACAAAATACCGCTACCAATCCAGCCGAGCGTAACCAGCATTATTTTTCCGACGAACGTTTCAAGCGCTGTGGCTCCTAAGacgagcaacagcaacaatcgtGAAGCACGTCATCTACGCATGTTTACCGTTATCATTTTGTTAATTACCGCTTTTCTCTTTCTGCGTTCACCCACCTGGATTTTGATGTTAATGCGCATAGGTGGCGTTTACACAGGTCGCTTTCCAATAATTTTGCATTACTTTTTCGGCATTCTCAACTTAACCAATTCCATGCTGAACCCCTTCTTTTACACCTTTCTAAcggatgttttaaaatttgcgcATTTTATTAAGGTAACTTTCTGCTGCGGTTTTTGCAATTTCCGATTGCGTCATCAAAGCAAACAGCATGTCGCCACATATCCAACGGCAAACTCTGCTGGATTGGGAGAGGATGGTAGTGCTTCCCTGATAGCGTCGACATCCACGTGCTGTGGCAGCTTTTGGATAAATAAAACGGACGCGCTTACTCGGAGTTTGTGCTGCAAACCTGCTGCGCGCAAAAGTAGCGGTGTTACCAAGCTTCGAATTCAACCGTTAGATGATAAACTGAAAGGCGACAGCGAATCGCATGGCAATGAGCGGGACGAAGGTGTCGATTGCAGCGATGCAAGCTGTTACAGCAAAGATGAGAACGAAACTGTGAATTCGGCTCAATAA